In the genome of Altererythrobacter sp. TH136, one region contains:
- the fsa gene encoding fructose-6-phosphate aldolase: MKFFADTAEIDAIRELAEAGLLDGVTTNPSLIHKSGRDFMEVTKEICDLVDGPVSAEVVALDHATMMREAEVLRKVADNVCIKVPLTIDGLKTCRALTGEGTMVNVTLCFSANQALLAAKAGATFVSPFVGRHDDNGFDGMELISDIRLIYDNYDFRTEILVASVRHVIHVLEAARIGADVMTAPPAVIKSLANHVLTDKGIEGFMADWAKTGQSIIK; this comes from the coding sequence ATGAAGTTCTTCGCCGACACCGCAGAGATCGACGCGATCCGCGAACTCGCAGAGGCAGGCCTGCTGGACGGGGTCACCACCAATCCGTCGCTGATCCACAAGTCGGGCCGCGACTTCATGGAAGTGACTAAGGAGATTTGCGACCTCGTCGACGGCCCGGTCAGTGCCGAGGTGGTCGCGCTCGATCACGCGACCATGATGCGTGAGGCGGAAGTGCTGCGGAAGGTCGCCGACAATGTGTGCATCAAGGTGCCGCTGACGATCGACGGCCTGAAGACCTGCCGCGCGCTCACCGGGGAAGGCACGATGGTCAACGTGACGCTGTGCTTCTCGGCCAATCAGGCGCTGCTCGCGGCGAAAGCCGGGGCCACGTTTGTCAGCCCGTTCGTCGGCCGGCACGATGATAATGGCTTCGACGGCATGGAGCTGATCAGCGACATCCGCCTGATCTATGACAACTACGATTTCCGCACCGAAATCCTGGTCGCGAGCGTGCGCCACGTGATCCATGTGCTGGAAGCGGCGCGCATCGGCGCTGACGTGATGACGGCGCCGCCGGCGGTCATCAAGAGTCTCGCCAATCACGTGCTGACCGACAAAGGCATCGAGGGGTTCATGGCCGATTGGGCCAAGACCGGGCAGAGCATCATCAAGTAA
- a CDS encoding DUF4197 domain-containing protein has product MTDWIDSPTVLHRRKFIAGLGVSAGALMLPACTTGFGGGFSFTDAIARLLYLSTGRAFDRMTSQGGFWDQQVAAIGFDQFLGARGGVLNRILTSALFKDRLADALAPIAFDAAQRAAPVVADTVRTIGYANAIDLIRGGPRAATGFLRQNMGTALIDAMLPGVGSGLRLANDPLVGQALAALSGVDIPQVARNFSARVDDVIWNEIGNEEQAIRANPQATRDPLIIGTFGVGARL; this is encoded by the coding sequence ATGACCGATTGGATTGATTCGCCGACCGTTCTGCACCGGCGCAAGTTCATCGCGGGCCTGGGCGTTTCTGCGGGTGCGCTGATGCTGCCAGCCTGCACCACCGGCTTCGGCGGCGGCTTCAGCTTCACCGACGCGATCGCCCGGTTGCTGTATCTTTCCACCGGCCGCGCGTTCGATCGCATGACCTCGCAGGGCGGGTTTTGGGATCAGCAGGTTGCCGCAATCGGCTTCGACCAGTTCCTCGGCGCGCGGGGCGGAGTCCTCAATCGCATCCTCACCTCCGCTTTGTTCAAGGACCGACTGGCCGACGCACTCGCGCCAATTGCGTTTGATGCTGCACAGCGGGCGGCGCCGGTTGTCGCTGATACGGTGCGCACCATCGGCTACGCCAACGCGATTGACCTGATCCGCGGCGGACCGAGGGCCGCCACGGGTTTCTTGCGCCAGAACATGGGCACTGCCCTGATCGATGCGATGCTGCCCGGCGTCGGCAGCGGTCTGCGCCTGGCGAACGACCCGTTGGTCGGGCAGGCACTAGCGGCGCTGAGCGGGGTCGATATCCCTCAGGTCGCGCGCAACTTCTCGGCCCGGGTGGACGATGTCATCTGGAACGAAATCGGCAACGAGGAACAGGCGATCCGCGCTAATCCGCAGGCGACGCGCGATCCGCTGATCATCGGCACGTTCGGCGTGGGCGCGCGGCTCTAG
- a CDS encoding primosomal protein N', with protein MNRARLLIFNAALGPLDYRVPEGMSVEPGSVVVAPLGPRQIVGIVWEAERLPGSEVPEAKLRPLLAVLPVPPLKAELRRLLEWSAEYYCAPLASVARMVLASGGALRGPATMTEYRLSGGVPERMTPQRQSAIDALEGEQATIRELAGIAGVSEGVLRGLVSQGVLEPIQVDCDRPYPKARADFAAPELSHAQAEVAERFVAAVKAHAFAPFLLDGVTGSGKTECYLEAVAQALEAGQQTLVLLPEIALTEAFLRRFEDRFGAPPVVWHSSLKSTERRRAWRAIAAGTAQVVVGARSALFLPYANLGLIVVDEAHEVSFKQDEGVRYNARDVAVMRARFEQLPVILASATPALESLQMAESGVYERLVLEDRFGGARLPDIDTLDLTVEKPARGRWLAPRLVEAMEERLARGEQSLLFLNRRGYAPLTLCRNCGFRFQCPNCSAWLVEHRLSRRLACHHCGHETPPPPACPECGELDCLVACGPGVERIADEVAEIMPDARVAVVTSDTVNSPERAAEFVAQAEAGAIDVIVGTQLVTKGFHFPELTLVGVVDADLGLEGGDLRAAERTYQQVAQVAGRAGRGAKPGEVLIQTRHPDAPVIAALAGGDREAFYEAETEARRHAGAPPFGRWAAIIVSSEDEAEAKEAARMIGGTQPNAPDVAILGPAPAPLSLLRGRYRYRLLINARRSAQVQDVIRDWLAPLRFPQGVRVSIDIDPYSFV; from the coding sequence ATGAACCGCGCCCGACTGCTGATCTTCAACGCCGCGCTTGGCCCGCTTGACTACCGCGTTCCGGAAGGGATGAGCGTCGAGCCGGGCTCGGTCGTCGTGGCACCGCTCGGTCCCCGGCAGATCGTCGGGATAGTCTGGGAAGCGGAACGGCTGCCCGGGAGCGAGGTTCCGGAGGCCAAGCTACGGCCCTTGCTGGCGGTCCTTCCGGTCCCCCCGCTGAAGGCGGAACTGCGCCGCCTGCTGGAATGGTCGGCGGAATACTACTGCGCGCCGCTCGCCTCGGTCGCGCGCATGGTGCTGGCAAGCGGCGGCGCGCTGCGCGGACCTGCAACCATGACCGAATACCGCCTGTCGGGCGGGGTGCCCGAACGGATGACCCCGCAGCGTCAGTCGGCGATCGACGCGCTGGAGGGAGAGCAGGCCACGATCCGCGAACTTGCCGGCATCGCCGGGGTGAGCGAGGGTGTGCTGCGCGGACTCGTCAGCCAAGGGGTGCTGGAGCCGATCCAGGTCGACTGCGACCGCCCCTATCCAAAAGCACGCGCGGATTTCGCGGCACCGGAACTGTCGCACGCTCAGGCCGAAGTGGCCGAGCGGTTCGTCGCTGCAGTCAAGGCGCACGCGTTCGCGCCGTTCCTGCTCGATGGAGTGACCGGATCGGGCAAGACGGAGTGTTATCTGGAGGCGGTCGCCCAGGCCTTGGAAGCCGGCCAGCAAACGCTGGTCCTGTTGCCCGAGATCGCGCTAACCGAGGCATTTCTGCGCCGGTTCGAGGATCGCTTCGGCGCGCCGCCGGTGGTGTGGCACTCCAGCCTCAAGTCGACCGAGCGCCGCCGCGCATGGCGGGCCATCGCCGCCGGCACCGCGCAAGTCGTGGTCGGCGCCCGCTCCGCGCTGTTCCTGCCGTATGCCAACCTCGGCCTGATCGTGGTGGATGAGGCGCACGAGGTGAGCTTCAAGCAGGATGAAGGTGTGCGCTACAACGCGCGCGACGTGGCGGTGATGCGCGCGCGGTTCGAACAGCTGCCGGTCATCCTCGCCAGCGCCACGCCGGCTCTGGAAAGCCTGCAGATGGCGGAGAGCGGCGTGTACGAGCGCCTGGTGCTCGAAGATCGTTTCGGCGGGGCGCGGTTGCCCGATATCGATACGCTGGACCTGACAGTGGAAAAGCCTGCCCGGGGCCGGTGGCTTGCCCCGCGGCTGGTGGAGGCGATGGAGGAGCGGCTCGCCCGCGGTGAGCAGTCGCTGCTGTTCCTCAACCGCCGCGGCTATGCTCCGTTGACGCTGTGCCGCAACTGCGGGTTTCGCTTCCAGTGTCCGAACTGCAGCGCCTGGCTGGTGGAGCATCGCCTGTCGCGGCGCCTCGCTTGCCACCACTGCGGGCATGAAACTCCCCCGCCCCCCGCCTGCCCCGAATGCGGCGAGCTCGATTGCCTGGTCGCGTGCGGCCCGGGCGTAGAGCGGATCGCCGACGAAGTTGCCGAGATCATGCCCGATGCCCGCGTGGCGGTCGTCACCTCCGACACGGTCAACTCGCCCGAACGAGCAGCGGAGTTCGTCGCCCAGGCCGAGGCGGGCGCGATCGACGTGATCGTCGGCACCCAGCTGGTGACCAAAGGATTCCACTTTCCCGAACTGACCTTGGTCGGAGTGGTCGATGCCGATCTCGGCCTTGAAGGCGGTGACCTGCGGGCGGCCGAGCGCACATACCAGCAAGTCGCGCAAGTCGCCGGGCGGGCCGGACGCGGGGCCAAGCCGGGCGAAGTCCTCATCCAGACCCGCCATCCGGACGCACCGGTCATCGCAGCCTTGGCCGGGGGCGACCGCGAGGCGTTCTACGAAGCCGAAACCGAGGCCCGCCGCCACGCCGGTGCCCCGCCCTTCGGCCGCTGGGCGGCGATCATCGTTTCGAGCGAGGACGAGGCCGAAGCCAAGGAAGCTGCGCGAATGATCGGGGGCACCCAGCCAAATGCCCCGGACGTCGCAATTCTCGGCCCTGCGCCCGCGCCATTGAGCCTGCTTCGCGGCCGTTACCGCTACCGCCTGTTGATCAACGCGCGGCGCAGCGCGCAGGTTCAGGACGTGATCCGCGACTGGCTGGCCCCGCTGCGATTTCCCCAAGGCGTCCGCGTGTCGATCGACATCGATCCCTACAGTTTCGTGTAA
- a CDS encoding glutathione S-transferase family protein yields the protein MLTVHHLRISQSERIVWLCEELGLEYDLKLYTRRSDNNLAPDDYKALHPMGIAPVITDGDFVLGESGAICEYIDRKHGGARLSPGPDHPDFAGHLFWFHFSNATFMTNGMMALVAGRMGGETPEFVAGRVAKAWALAEARLADADFFGGSQLTTADIMMGFNLTTSRMFGGADLASFPNIAAYLKRIGERPAYRRAMEKCEPGMTPKLD from the coding sequence ATGCTGACCGTCCACCACCTGCGGATCTCGCAATCCGAACGCATCGTCTGGTTGTGCGAGGAACTGGGCCTCGAATACGATCTGAAGCTGTACACGCGGCGGAGCGACAACAACCTCGCCCCCGACGACTACAAGGCGCTTCACCCGATGGGCATCGCCCCGGTGATCACCGACGGCGATTTCGTGCTCGGTGAGAGCGGCGCGATCTGCGAATACATCGACCGCAAGCACGGGGGCGCGCGGTTGTCTCCGGGACCGGATCATCCGGACTTCGCCGGGCACCTGTTCTGGTTTCATTTTTCCAATGCGACGTTCATGACCAACGGCATGATGGCGCTGGTCGCCGGGCGGATGGGCGGCGAAACGCCGGAGTTCGTCGCGGGCCGGGTCGCGAAAGCCTGGGCTCTGGCGGAAGCTCGCCTGGCAGATGCGGACTTCTTCGGCGGCTCCCAGCTGACCACGGCGGACATCATGATGGGGTTCAACCTCACTACCTCGCGCATGTTCGGCGGGGCGGACCTGGCGTCGTTTCCCAACATTGCGGCCTATTTGAAGCGGATCGGCGAGCGCCCCGCCTATCGTCGCGCAATGGAAAAATGCGAGCCGGGGATGACGCCGAAGCTCGACTAG
- a CDS encoding CPBP family intramembrane glutamic endopeptidase produces MDSQPVTSVAASTKPLWRRVIDFPLVALVLAMLVLLVPIALLAPILQVLPLETLPSWVDAPLIALCTVAVAIAAYKLVIARLGEQPVDELPFDRQWLDAPRGALIAALLMSLIVGVAALMGAYRLEGWGGSTSLPMLLFAAGLQAGIFEEILARGVLFRFLEQFGGSWFALALSSALFGLGHLGNDNATVFSSLSIAVEAGVMLGGAYMLTRNLWLAIGLHFGWNFAQGYIWDVPVSGFQVDGLVESYPAGPVLLSGGPFGLEASVIALALATPLGMWFVYRAVRAGNLVQPWWVRRRLARQNQMQTSES; encoded by the coding sequence ATGGATAGCCAACCAGTCACCAGCGTTGCAGCGTCGACCAAGCCGCTATGGCGGCGCGTCATCGATTTTCCGCTCGTTGCGCTGGTTCTGGCCATGCTGGTGTTGTTGGTTCCCATCGCGCTGCTGGCGCCGATACTGCAGGTGCTACCACTCGAAACATTGCCCTCGTGGGTCGACGCGCCGCTCATCGCGCTGTGCACGGTGGCAGTGGCCATCGCGGCGTACAAGCTGGTGATCGCCCGGTTGGGTGAGCAGCCTGTGGACGAACTGCCCTTCGATCGCCAGTGGCTCGACGCGCCACGCGGAGCCCTGATTGCCGCGCTGCTCATGAGCCTCATCGTGGGCGTCGCCGCGTTGATGGGCGCATACAGGCTGGAAGGGTGGGGCGGTAGCACCAGCTTGCCGATGCTGCTGTTCGCGGCCGGCTTGCAGGCTGGCATTTTCGAAGAGATTCTCGCACGCGGAGTGTTGTTCCGCTTCCTCGAGCAGTTCGGCGGCAGCTGGTTCGCGCTGGCGTTGAGCTCGGCGTTGTTCGGGCTGGGGCACCTCGGAAACGACAACGCGACGGTGTTCTCCTCACTTTCGATCGCGGTGGAGGCCGGGGTCATGCTGGGCGGCGCGTACATGCTGACGCGCAACCTGTGGCTGGCGATCGGACTGCACTTCGGATGGAACTTTGCCCAGGGGTATATCTGGGACGTGCCGGTCTCAGGCTTCCAAGTCGATGGGCTGGTCGAATCGTACCCTGCCGGTCCGGTCTTGCTTTCGGGCGGCCCCTTCGGGCTGGAAGCATCGGTCATCGCGCTGGCGCTGGCGACACCGCTGGGTATGTGGTTCGTCTATCGGGCGGTGCGAGCGGGTAACCTGGTCCAACCGTGGTGGGTGCGCCGGCGCCTGGCGCGGCAGAACCAGATGCAGACCAGCGAAAGCTAG
- a CDS encoding isocitrate lyase/phosphoenolpyruvate mutase family protein, with protein MNKVDQFRALHVPGDPLVLFNIWDAGSAKVVAGAGAKAIATGSYAVAETNGFKDGETLPLEVALENLRRIVTVTDLPVTIDMEAGYGDSTEEVARSVQLAREAGAAGINLEDRMPGAGELLPVHTAAARVAAAAAAGIHVNARTDVYFGKKAHDYTPALIDAVVERASAFSDAGAGSLFVPFLGDHATIARICERSPLPVNILWAPGRGTTAELGALGVARISFGHGPWAAAMTWLEQQATAVFADGNPPYAG; from the coding sequence ATGAACAAGGTCGATCAATTCCGGGCGCTGCACGTTCCGGGCGATCCGCTGGTTCTGTTCAACATCTGGGACGCTGGCTCGGCAAAGGTCGTGGCAGGCGCGGGCGCCAAAGCCATTGCGACTGGCAGCTATGCGGTCGCCGAGACCAACGGATTCAAGGACGGCGAGACCTTGCCGCTTGAAGTGGCGCTAGAAAACCTGCGGCGCATTGTGACGGTCACCGATCTGCCCGTGACCATCGACATGGAAGCGGGATACGGCGACAGCACCGAAGAGGTTGCCCGCTCGGTGCAACTGGCGCGCGAAGCGGGCGCGGCAGGGATCAACCTGGAGGATCGCATGCCGGGCGCCGGCGAGCTTTTGCCGGTGCATACCGCGGCGGCGCGGGTCGCGGCAGCCGCAGCGGCGGGCATCCACGTCAATGCGCGAACCGATGTTTACTTCGGCAAGAAGGCCCATGACTACACGCCCGCCCTGATCGATGCGGTGGTGGAGCGGGCGAGCGCCTTTTCCGATGCCGGTGCCGGCAGCCTGTTCGTGCCGTTCCTTGGCGACCATGCGACCATCGCGCGGATCTGCGAACGGTCACCCCTGCCGGTGAACATCCTGTGGGCGCCCGGCCGCGGTACGACCGCTGAGCTCGGCGCATTGGGGGTCGCGCGGATCAGCTTCGGTCATGGGCCGTGGGCGGCGGCGATGACCTGGCTAGAGCAACAGGCGACCGCCGTGTTCGCCGACGGAAACCCGCCTTACGCCGGTTGA
- a CDS encoding methylated-DNA--[protein]-cysteine S-methyltransferase, with amino-acid sequence MDHDEALTDEQQWAIAMAKDRRYDGRFVTGVHSTRIYCRPSCPARAPRRENVRFYATAAEAEAAGLRACKRCLPNAVARDEAAVVAAIDEIKASSGLPKLDELAALTGYSPSHFQRVFTRATGLSPAAYARALREERARSALTSEGSVTAAIYQAGYESPSRFYDNARLGMQPSAWANGGRGVTIHWAIVGTTLGQMLVAATERGVCRLSFEEGADALARRFPRADLVEGGEAFQALLSQVIAAVETPGDSAHIPLDVRGTAFQEACWKALREIPSGETRTYAQIAAAAGNPRAIRAAGSANARNNVAVLIPCHRVIRTGGDLGGYAYGLTRKRELLKREGADS; translated from the coding sequence ATGGATCATGACGAAGCACTCACCGACGAGCAGCAATGGGCCATCGCCATGGCCAAGGACCGGCGCTACGATGGCCGCTTCGTCACCGGGGTTCATTCGACCCGCATCTATTGCCGGCCCAGCTGCCCCGCGCGGGCGCCCAGGCGCGAGAACGTGCGCTTCTATGCGACGGCGGCGGAGGCCGAGGCGGCGGGCTTGCGGGCCTGCAAACGCTGCCTGCCGAACGCGGTTGCGCGGGACGAGGCGGCGGTGGTGGCCGCGATCGACGAGATCAAGGCCAGTTCGGGCCTGCCGAAGCTCGACGAGCTGGCGGCGCTGACCGGCTACTCGCCAAGCCATTTCCAGCGCGTGTTCACCCGCGCTACCGGCTTGTCCCCCGCCGCCTATGCCCGCGCATTGCGCGAGGAGCGCGCCCGTTCGGCGCTGACCAGCGAAGGCAGCGTCACGGCGGCGATCTATCAGGCAGGCTACGAGAGCCCCAGCCGCTTCTACGACAACGCCCGGCTGGGAATGCAGCCGAGCGCATGGGCCAACGGCGGGCGCGGCGTGACGATCCATTGGGCGATCGTCGGCACGACGCTGGGCCAGATGCTGGTCGCCGCGACGGAGCGGGGGGTTTGCCGCCTGTCGTTCGAGGAAGGAGCGGACGCGCTGGCGCGCCGGTTCCCCCGCGCCGACTTGGTGGAAGGGGGAGAGGCATTCCAGGCTCTGCTCAGCCAAGTCATCGCGGCGGTGGAGACGCCCGGCGACTCAGCGCACATCCCCCTCGATGTCAGGGGCACCGCGTTTCAGGAGGCATGCTGGAAGGCGCTGCGCGAGATCCCGTCCGGCGAGACGCGCACCTATGCGCAGATTGCTGCTGCTGCGGGCAATCCCAGAGCGATCCGCGCGGCGGGCAGCGCCAATGCCCGCAACAACGTGGCCGTGTTGATCCCGTGTCACCGCGTGATCCGCACCGGCGGCGATCTGGGCGGCTACGCCTACGGGCTCACGCGCAAGCGCGAGTTGCTGAAACGAGAAGGAGCGGATTCATGA
- a CDS encoding serine protease, whose product MHRLFAAVFALVLLSIPGAGRADPADIAAAARGVVRVVIMNTEGDQVSPISHGTGFAVGPNRIVTNAHVVLDAMQDDTLRIAIVPPDGDAADYATVIAASAAKDLALLETTGTLRLPRLTISGTAASDGEEVTAVGYPMNVDRAQGLDLPDLFRPQPPVKSRGFISGARPSRDVDTLLHTAPIARGNSGGPLLDSCGRVLGVNSFGTTSEDGSDAEFSFAASDRELLPFLKAAGVEPAINALPCRSMAQLDEEERARLAEQQATARARLADRAEASREERERAQLEAEMSVLNDRENAMAIAAVLLLVAAGAGFSAFNLRTREDGGKGMRIAGAISAAALVAALAVWFTRPGLDAIDRRVSDLLAQEVQPASDGDGKTDPAATELTCTLQPDRSRIVSEPPADLDFAWNPNGCVNRRTQYGFAGGQWSRLFVPNDEDAISVNSFDPEARTFRTDRFALSRSAMVKAREARAKYQAPACGSDDAASKLGEMQSSVAALLPAQANERLVYSCRARKD is encoded by the coding sequence ATGCATCGCCTGTTTGCCGCCGTCTTCGCGCTGGTCCTTCTCTCGATCCCCGGCGCAGGCCGGGCGGACCCCGCCGACATCGCCGCCGCCGCGCGGGGTGTGGTGCGGGTGGTGATCATGAATACCGAGGGCGATCAGGTCTCCCCTATCAGCCATGGCACCGGGTTCGCGGTGGGACCCAACCGAATCGTCACCAATGCCCATGTCGTGCTCGACGCGATGCAGGACGATACCCTGCGGATCGCCATCGTCCCGCCGGATGGCGATGCCGCCGATTACGCGACGGTCATCGCCGCGTCCGCCGCCAAGGACCTCGCCCTGCTGGAGACTACCGGGACGCTGCGCCTGCCCAGGTTGACGATCAGCGGCACCGCCGCCAGCGATGGTGAAGAGGTGACGGCGGTCGGTTACCCGATGAACGTCGACCGGGCGCAGGGGCTCGACCTGCCCGACCTGTTCCGTCCCCAGCCTCCGGTGAAGAGCCGCGGTTTCATTTCGGGCGCACGGCCCTCCCGCGATGTGGACACCCTGCTCCACACAGCACCGATCGCTCGGGGAAATTCAGGTGGGCCGCTGCTGGACAGTTGCGGGCGCGTGCTGGGGGTCAACAGCTTCGGAACCACGTCCGAAGACGGGTCGGACGCCGAGTTCTCCTTTGCCGCGTCCGACCGGGAGTTGCTGCCGTTCCTCAAGGCCGCGGGCGTGGAGCCGGCGATCAACGCGCTGCCCTGTCGCTCGATGGCGCAGCTCGATGAGGAAGAACGCGCCCGCCTTGCCGAGCAACAGGCCACCGCCCGCGCCCGGTTGGCTGACCGGGCCGAGGCCAGCCGCGAAGAGCGGGAGCGCGCCCAGCTCGAGGCGGAGATGTCGGTCCTTAACGATCGCGAGAACGCGATGGCGATCGCCGCAGTGCTGTTGCTGGTGGCTGCCGGCGCGGGGTTCTCCGCCTTCAACCTGCGGACGCGCGAGGATGGCGGCAAGGGCATGCGTATCGCCGGGGCCATCTCGGCTGCCGCACTGGTCGCGGCGCTGGCGGTGTGGTTCACCCGGCCCGGCCTCGACGCGATCGATCGACGGGTCAGCGATCTCCTCGCACAAGAGGTTCAACCTGCTTCCGATGGCGACGGAAAGACAGACCCTGCGGCGACCGAACTGACCTGCACCCTCCAGCCGGACCGCAGCCGGATCGTCAGCGAGCCGCCGGCCGACCTGGACTTCGCGTGGAACCCGAACGGCTGCGTCAACCGGCGCACCCAATATGGGTTTGCCGGCGGCCAGTGGAGCCGGCTGTTCGTGCCGAACGACGAGGATGCGATTTCGGTCAACAGCTTCGACCCCGAAGCCCGAACGTTTCGCACCGATCGGTTCGCGCTGAGCCGGTCGGCCATGGTCAAGGCTCGCGAGGCTCGTGCGAAGTACCAGGCGCCGGCCTGCGGGAGCGACGACGCGGCGAGCAAGCTGGGCGAGATGCAATCGAGCGTCGCCGCGCTGCTTCCGGCACAGGCGAACGAGCGGCTGGTCTACAGCTGCCGGGCCCGGAAAGACTGA
- a CDS encoding TauD/TfdA family dioxygenase yields MEWFPLADRVGAEVRGVDLATVAGAALDDLKALVWDKGVAVLRDQTLTPEDHIALANRWGGIDINNYFPLEGEHPEIAIVGKTPEQTTNIGGGWHTDHSYDQVPAMGSILVARTLPPKGGDTLFIHMGEAYDSLDDGTKAEIEGLSAFHTADHIYSPDGVYAQTDQGATLRGQDLKTGAVHPLVVRHPRTGRRLLYVNPSFTLNTVGRSRADSLPLLQRLWAHAMREELQGRVEWRDGTVAIWDNRTTWHYAMNDYHGHAREMHRITLTGEALAA; encoded by the coding sequence ATGGAATGGTTTCCGCTGGCGGACCGGGTGGGCGCCGAAGTGCGCGGGGTGGACCTTGCGACCGTGGCCGGGGCAGCGCTCGACGACCTCAAGGCGCTGGTGTGGGACAAGGGCGTGGCGGTGCTGCGCGACCAGACGCTGACTCCGGAAGATCACATCGCGCTCGCCAACCGCTGGGGCGGGATCGACATCAACAACTACTTCCCGCTGGAGGGCGAGCATCCGGAGATCGCCATCGTCGGCAAGACGCCCGAACAGACCACCAACATCGGCGGCGGGTGGCACACCGATCATTCGTACGATCAGGTGCCGGCGATGGGCTCTATCCTGGTAGCGCGCACCCTGCCTCCGAAAGGCGGGGACACGCTGTTCATCCACATGGGCGAGGCATACGATTCGCTGGACGACGGCACCAAGGCGGAGATCGAAGGGTTGAGCGCCTTCCACACCGCCGACCACATCTATTCGCCGGACGGCGTCTATGCCCAGACCGATCAGGGCGCGACCTTGCGCGGGCAGGACCTCAAGACCGGCGCCGTCCATCCGCTGGTGGTGCGCCACCCGCGCACCGGGCGCCGGCTGCTCTATGTGAACCCGTCGTTCACCCTCAACACCGTCGGCCGGAGCCGGGCGGACAGCCTGCCGCTGCTCCAGCGCCTGTGGGCCCACGCCATGCGCGAGGAGTTGCAGGGCCGGGTCGAATGGCGGGATGGCACCGTGGCAATCTGGGACAATCGGACCACGTGGCACTACGCGATGAACGATTACCACGGCCACGCCCGCGAAATGCACCGCATCACCCTGACCGGAGAGGCGCTGGCCGCCTAG
- a CDS encoding F0F1 ATP synthase subunit delta has product MDVSAGIQASLAGRYASALFELASEAGTVTAVEADLEHLGQALSESADLRNLTTNPEIGRRAQGAAIEGVAGILGTSELTRRFLGVLAENRRLSQLGKIVQAFRAIAAAQRGEVTAEVTSAHALTDAQVDQLRQKLTTREGRTVKLSTSVNPDLLGGLVVTIGSKRIDGSIRTRLNSLAQAMKA; this is encoded by the coding sequence GTGGATGTTTCCGCCGGTATTCAGGCTAGCCTCGCAGGGCGCTATGCCTCCGCGCTGTTCGAACTGGCAAGCGAGGCCGGCACGGTCACCGCGGTCGAGGCAGACCTCGAACACCTGGGCCAGGCGCTCAGCGAATCGGCTGACCTGCGCAATCTCACCACCAACCCCGAGATCGGCCGCCGCGCGCAAGGCGCCGCGATCGAAGGGGTGGCGGGGATTCTCGGCACCAGCGAACTGACCCGCCGCTTCCTCGGCGTGCTGGCGGAGAACCGCCGCCTGTCGCAGCTCGGCAAGATCGTTCAGGCTTTCCGCGCGATCGCTGCCGCCCAGCGCGGTGAAGTGACCGCCGAAGTCACCAGCGCCCACGCGCTGACCGACGCGCAGGTCGACCAGCTTCGTCAGAAGCTGACGACGCGCGAAGGCCGCACGGTGAAGCTTTCGACCAGCGTGAACCCCGATCTGCTCGGCGGTCTGGTGGTCACCATCGGATCAAAGCGGATCGACGGTTCGATCCGCACTCGCCTCAATTCACTTGCCCAGGCCATGAAGGCCTAA